In the Paralichthys olivaceus isolate ysfri-2021 chromosome 15, ASM2471397v2, whole genome shotgun sequence genome, one interval contains:
- the arr3a gene encoding arrestin 3a, retinal (X-arrestin) — MAKVFKKTSGNGGLTLYLGKRDYVDHMNKVDTVDGVVKLNPADFADRKVYVQLACAFRYGSDDLDVMGLCFRKDIWIQHVQIYPESHKPALSPMHETLLKKAGDDSVPFSFEIPTNLPCSVSLQPGPDDKGKACGVDFEVKTYLAKDRCDPDEKIEKKDTARLIIRKVQFAPSKVGAGPKSEICKSFMMSDKPVHLEISMEKDLYFHGETIPIKVKINNESNKTVKNIKITVDQTTDIVLYSADKYTKAVLVKDFGETVESGSTYENTLSITPLLADNKEKRGLALDGRLKDEDTNLASSNMLGQTVEKEVLGILVSYKIKVNLMVAGGGLLGGLTSSDVTAELPLLLMHPKPEAE, encoded by the exons ATGGCGAA AGTTTTCAAGAAGACGAGTGGAAACGGAGGG CTGACCCTCTACCTGGGGAAGAGAGACTATGTGGACCATATGAACAAAGTGGACACAGTTG ATGGTGTTGTGAAGCTGAACCCAGCAGATTTTGCAGACAGAAAAG TGTATGTGCAGCTGGCCTGTGCCTTCCGTTATGGCAGTGATGATCTGGACGTGATGGGCCTGTGCTTCAGGAAAGACATCTGGATCCAGCACGTCCAGATCTACCCAGAGAGCCACAAGCCCGCTCTGAGCCCCATGCACGAGACGCTGCTGAAGAAGGCTGGGGACGATTCGGTCCCCTTCTCGTTTGAG ATTCCCACCAACCTGCCGTGCTCAGTCTCTCTGCAGCCTGGGCCTGATGACAAGGGGAAG GCTTGTGGCGTTGACTTTGAGGTGAAGACTTACCTTGCCAAGGACAGGTGCGACCCTGACGAGAAGATTGAAAAGAA GGACACTGCCCGCCTCATCATTCGTAAAGTCCAGTTTGCTCCCTCTAAGGTGGGCGCCGGGCCCAAATCTGAGATCTGCAAAAGCTTCATGATGTCCGACAAGCCTGTTCATCTAGAGATTTCGATGGAGAAAGAT CTCTACTTCCACGGTGAAACAATCCCAATCAAAGTCAAAATCAACAACGAGAGCAACAAAACGGTCAAGAATATCAAAATTACTG TGGACCAAACCACAGACATCGTCCTCTACTCAGCAGACAAATACACCAAGGCTGTTCTCGTCAAAGATTTTGG AGAGACGGTGGAATCCGGCAGCACCTACGAGAACACGCTGTCCATCACCCCTCTGCTGGCAGACAACAAGGAGAAACGAGGTCTGGCACTGGATGGACGACTGAAGGACGAGGACACCAACTTGGCCTCCTCCAACAT GCTGGGACAGACTGTCGAAAAAGAGGTGCTGGGAATCCTGGTGTCCTACAAGATCAAAGTTAACCTCATGGTGGCCGGAGGAGG CCTGCTGGGTGGTCTCACTTCCAG tgatgtcacagccGAGCTGCCACTGCTGCTCATGCACCCCAAGCCTGAAG CTGAGTAA